The Hordeum vulgare subsp. vulgare chromosome 4H, MorexV3_pseudomolecules_assembly, whole genome shotgun sequence genomic interval aggaggaggacgaggaggaggagatagAGACGGAAGCCACCCCGACCACCTAGCTAGGGTTTGCTTCACCTCCCTCTCGCGCTCCTTCACGTCctcgaggaagaaggaggaggatgtcgTCGTCGAACTCGCCGTGCGCGGCGTGCAAGCTGCTGAGGCGGAAGTGCACGCAGGGGTGCGTGTTCGCGCCCTACTTCCCGCCGGACCAGCCGGCCAAGTTCGCCAACGTGCACAAGGTGTTCGGCGCCAGCAACGTCTCCAAGCTGCTCAACGAGCTCCCCGTGGTGCAGCGGGAGGACGCCGTCAACTCGCTGGCCTACGAGGCCGAGGCGCGCCTCCGCGACCCCGTCTACGGATGCGTCGCCTACATCTCCGTCCTCCAGCTCAAGATCAAGCAGGTGCGCGAGGAGATCGCCAACGCGCGCAAGGAGCTCTCCGGCTACATCGGCCAGGCCGCCTACGCGCCCATCGTCCCCGTGCAGCACCCtcacgccgccgccgctgccgccgcgcAGTACGCAGCCATGGGCCTCGTCCAGCCCCAcccgcaccagcaccagcaccagcagatGGCGATGCAGCAGCAGCCGTACCACCAGCAGATCGCCGAGGCGCAGCACTTGGCGGCCGCGGTCGAGGTGGCGCGTTCCGGGGGGCAGGGGCAGCACcaccagcagcaccaccaccaccaccagcagcagcagcaccaccaccaccagcaccagcagcacGAGATGATGATGATGCGCCAGACCTACGGCAACGTTCACGGTGCCGCCGCAGGGCCAACGATAGCCGTCGACCCTCCCACCCAGGGCGCCGCCTACGACGGAACGGCCccgttcctcatccagcagcagcAACCGTCGCCTTCCGCCCTGACCTACCGCATGGAGGAGCCGTCCCCGCCGCCGCAGTCCTCGGGCCACTCCCACGTCGACATGTCCCGCGCGCCGCAGCAGCATCATCAGCACACGGACGGCAGCGACGAGGGGAGCGGGGGCGCCCCGCCGTCCTGATGGCCATGCTCCCGCGCGCCTCCTTCGCCGTGTGTGTCGATATTTTCCTCCTAGCTTTCTCTTTTCACGGTTTTCTTTCATCTTTCATTCGTTGGGCACGagtctttttgtcttcttgatcaTATGATATCGAACTGGCATCTCGCCATGGCTCCCCGGAAAGCATATTCATGGCTCCTGGAGGCGGACAAGCTGGTGATCTTGctcaaggtattcttcttctacaGCACTCAGAACGATAGATCTCTGTTGCATAAATTTGTGTGTTTGGATTCACTGCAGAACCATGTAAATTTAGTTCCTTGAAACTCTTCATTATCAGTCCATAAAATAGCAGAAAGAATTGTGGATTCTCAAAAGATAACGATGCAATGTTCATTCATGGTTCATTATTTGTTAGTCAAAGTACCACTACTAGTACTCTTGATCGATCAAGTTGGTTGTGTGTGCGCACGCCAATTACTTTGTTTAATTTACTTGTGTGCTAATTCCAAAGATACTGCATATATAAATATATGCTTAAATTACTGCTCTGACCCTGTACATGTGGTGTGTGCTAGCTAGCTAGTCAACTCCACAAGATGGCAGAAATTTTGACACGAAAATAGTCTAGTCCCTATGCCCTAAGCTAATGTTGTACAAGGTTTCACATGCCAAATTTGCTTAACAGTAAACTAGATGGGTGCATAGTATAGCTACCCTATATATAGAGCTGACAATCCTTACTGATACTGTTCAGAGATCTGGGTCAACAAATTGTGAGTGGACTAAAAAAAAGTAACCGTTGGTTTTTGGTGGAAAATATTAGCGTCATTATGTTAAGCATGGAATAAGAAATTATGTATGTAGAAATTAATGATGATATATTAAGATTTGGATTGTTGGATGCTACAATATATAGCCATTTACTGCACCTGAGCGAGAATATTTTCTTGGTCTGGATTTTATCACAGAATCATGCATATATGCTTGTGGTtattaattactccctccgttcctaaatataagtcttttaagagtttctagTAAAAAAGCTAgacacggatgtatatagacatacattagagtgtagattcaatcattttgctccgtatgtagtcctctagtgaaatatctaaaaagacctatatttaggaacggagggagtagtcagTAATTGGCAGGCACTGGAGAGCATGCTAAATGTAGTTGCCATGTTAAAAATATGCAAGATCTATAATTGCATTTCTCTTACTTATATATTTTGACTGTCAGACTGAATTTGCACGTGCTGGTTTGTGTGTTTCTGTCAAATTAGAAGTAGATTAGCTAGTTATCAAAGTATGAAGTAATTCACCCTGATATCCTTAATATACATAAGAGTGCTTGCATCCTCTAAAAAAAGAATGCGTGGAAACCGATTGGCATATAACTGTATCAAACAGTGATCTCTCGTTCTCTCTCGGGCTGGCTGTAGCCTGTAGCTATGACCCACGCGGGCGCACACACACACGCGCACACGCACAATCACGTAGTACTGTTCTGCacatctttcagagattttgacaTGGGCATATGCATAACTGCTGAAGTAGTCTATCGATTTCACTCACTGACATATCATACTCCTGGAAAATATGCTTTGTCAGGCTCTTCATCAGCTGCCTTTATCCCTCACAAGAGTGACAGCCAAATAAATGCAGACCAGAAACAGAGGTGGCAAAGAGAAACTTATGAAGGGAGGTGCAGATGGAGACAGTGAAACATGCATGCAAGGTGTGCGTGCAAAGGGGAGCAGATAGTGAAGCAAGCAGCATGCATGCAGCTGGGGCACTGTCAGGGCAGAATTAGCAGCCAGAAAGCATTAAAAAAAATACTTCTCGACTAGTACTATAGTggctacatacatacatatatttcTTCTCTTCCGGGTTTGTTTCTGTTGACAAAGTTCAATACTATAGCATGCTGTTTCGTTTTGCGCTTTGGTTTTTTGCTTGTTTCGTTTGGTCTAGGATATATTCTTTTGAGTGGTATAAACATTTGTTTAGAGACCATTGTCTGAGATAAAGAGTGGGATCAGTTAGCCGTTTttctcttatatatatataccaaGTTTAATACGCTGTGTGTGGAGTATATGTACTGTTGCGTACGTAGCCTCATGCCTTTCTATGGAAAGAAACAGAAACTGGGGAACTCGACCACTCCACCACCATTACCATAATCTAGCACGGCTGTTAACTTATGGATGCCATGATTCTATAGGTGATCCATTTCCCTTTTTCAGAAAGATACAAATTAACCTGTCTAGATGGCTATATATGCATACATCTCTAGCTAGCAGGCCATGCTGCTGAAATCATGGCCATGCAACGTGTAACCAATGTTACGCTTCGCAGGCATGAGTGTGTGTGTCAGTCTGTGCCCCCCTCTTCGCCACAATCCAAAGCCTACGGATCCTAGCTACTCCCTCCCTCTATAATGTTACATTTTAAAGtttatactttaaagtatgtttatatacattcatatatagtcttctagcaaaatctttaaatatatatatatatatatatatatgtatatatatatatatatatatatttatttttaaaaatggagggagtagtatatatgATCACCTTCATCACACGTGGCCACCCAGCCGTGATCATTCACCAATACGCATGACCTATTCTCTTCAACCCTCTCAAGCACATCTCTTGCATTTGGGTTTTGGAACAGCTAGCATTGATAATATTGTAAGTGCCTTTTAAAAAAAACACTTGTAGAGAAGTGTAAGGTATATCCTGTTATCTAGTCGGTCTCGTACCTCTATGTTATAAGTGATACACTCCAATCAAAAGCTCTGGAAAAGGAAATAATAGTTCGATCCACATCCTACGACAGTGTCCAATATGCGAATCTAGGaccattaattaattattttaaagaaTACATGcataacaagattataaataattgTAGTAAAAAGGATATAATAATATTTTCCTACTTTAGGCATTGCATCCGCCAAACTAggttcatatcattttcatgcttatTCATAGTACCAAGGTGGTTGGTCATCTAATCCGGAGCAACGGGTCTAGGTGGTGGGTACAACGCAACGCCGGCCTAGCGGTCGGTGACTTTGCACGATTATGGTTATGCAATATCGGCCGTGATGGCAAGAAGGTATACAACATCACAAGTTGTCACCAAAAAGCACATTCTAGATCTAGGCATCGTCtccaccccctcccccctccccctcaaTGTGTGGTGGCTGGTGAGACCACATACCATAGGTGTTCATTACCCCGGGAAATAGTCAAGCTAGATGGCGTCAATACCTGTGACGATAACATTAATGTTGTTCCCTTCATTTGAGGCGCCACCGtgcatgcccccccccccccccccacacacaaccACCACCTTTGGCTCTCGGTGAAAACCATTGGTTTGATATTCTAGACCAAGCACTTTGGTATTGTTTCTGAAGTCCTGGCCTCTTCTGCGAGTCGTCGTGTGGGTGTATGGTTCCTGTATGCTGTTGGTGGTTCTCATGGCGTGGTATGGATTGTAACGGTGGTCGTATTGAGAGTCGCTTCTTCCTTGATGGTCTCATTTCCAGTTGCCATTTGTGTCCTATGAGCTTTCTTTCATCTCATGGATCGCGTCCTTCGTTCTAGGGCGAGGCCCTCCTCGACGACGGATGGATGGTACCACgacgagattcacccttttcaatGCATAATAAGGCCTTCCTCATGAATTTGCTTTCTTCCACCTATAGGTATTGTATTCGCCTATACCTAGATCAACCGGTGCTTCAGTGGACATTAACTTTGTCGGTGCCGAGCAACGTCTCCCCTTCATGTTTTCCGTCCCTGTGTTGTGTACTTTCATTTagggccttgtcccttgctcCTCATCTATAATGTGCGGGTTTCGTTAGGTTTAATCTATAAAACGAAGCGAAAGACGACTATCTGGTCAACATGATGTGTGCATCGCATTGAAGTTAATGCATTTCTAACAGCTAGGGATGAGTTCTCATTTGTCCCCAACCCAGTCATAGTTTTCTTAACTAATACTCCTCCATGCGAAATTACTTGTCgcaaaatgaataaaaataaatatatatgaATTTAAAGATATCTCATGTGGCATGTTTGGTTGTCTAATGATCCCACACTAAAAGCAACTAGATCTACTCAATGCATGCACATCTCTGAGATCTCGCGGCCGTACGGGGCATGCATGTGTGCAAGCTTAACTTGATCTAAACCATCTTGTGTGCCGACCAATGAAGAGATATATTTTATTTATCCATTTCGGGTGGGTGTGTGTATGAGTGTGTACGTGCAACCAAATTAAATCAGGTGCCCCCATGCATGTAAAGCCTTCAGCTAGCTGGCTGTTACTGATGTGGGTTGGCTTGACCCGTTGTAGCGCCGTGGCGTGGTCGTACGTACGTGCAGAAATCCTCAGAGCTCGGAAGCATGAAAAGGCTGGCGCAATCAACGCATTCGGCGGCACAGTACTATCAGCACCAATTAATTTGCATTGCCATATATGCGTGGTATCAGCGGGGCAGTATCACGTACCACGGCGGGCTGCACGGCTCCATTTGCATGGAATGAGAAAAAAGATCGACTAATGAGATCAGCTGTATCATCATACTCCCTCCAAAAAAAACACTATATCATTGTCGGTGGCGGCCTGGAACAACGATGGAGCTATGTGTATCTTTGGGATGATCGTGGCCCCCAGCCTTGATATAATCATTAAAAGAATATTATAGGgttttaaaaaacaaaaaacaaaatggaCCCGCCGTGGTACGTGACGTATACATAAAGATGTAGCAATTACAAGAAGATGTAGCAATTACCCCCTGACATCTTCGTCTAGCTCCTCCACTGGCCTGGAACAAGGTCATGGTCCCGAAAAGTGCAGATGGAGCCCGGGCATAAGAGTGGACTTtaaaaaaaaaacatattttccatcataaaaaaggcaaaaaaattatacatacgcaaatacataTATAATACGTTGAGAAAAAAGTTCATAATAATATACTTTCATACGTGACGTatacataaaaaaacaaaaacacaaaTGAAAATGGGCCCTTTTTGTTGTTCTTGGGCCAggattttgttatttttgtgcggCTTGCGAAAAATAAATATTTTGGACGAAATTTTACAGATCCACTCCAAATATGTATAAGTTTTCACATATTTATTTTCGAGTTTTTTTAACATAGAAATATCTTTGTTAAATCTTTTGAGATAAAGTCCTCCAATGCCTCCGTCCACCAAAACTTCTCACTCCTCTTCACCTCGCCTATCCCTATAGCATCATTATCGTTGGCCTGGAATAAGGTATCTTCATGCTGGCTTTTGCTCCAACAGCTCAAACACTTCATGCATGGCACAAATGGCTCACGAGAAGAAGAATCCTAAAACTAAATGAGATGTGAAGATTCGTCTTCAGATTTGGTTCATCGAGTGTCTTTTTCTTCTATAGGTTTGTCTTGGTGGCGCTATGTGTATTGTTTCTTCGGCTTTAATATTCAACCCACGAGGATTGGCCTGCCTCATCCTAGTTAAAGAGTACTCcttccgtaaagaaatataagagtgtttagatcattaTTTTAATGATATAAacgtttttatatttatttagaaAGGGAGTATGTTAGATTTTTTTCCTAGCTAGCTAAACCTGAGCATTCTACATGCCTTCTCCGGCACTTTTTGTCTCCGACGACGCCCTCTGATCTGCATACACTATTTTTGAATTGTTGTTTCTGAAAATTTATAGA includes:
- the LOC123451146 gene encoding LOB domain-containing protein 36-like, which encodes MSSSNSPCAACKLLRRKCTQGCVFAPYFPPDQPAKFANVHKVFGASNVSKLLNELPVVQREDAVNSLAYEAEARLRDPVYGCVAYISVLQLKIKQVREEIANARKELSGYIGQAAYAPIVPVQHPHAAAAAAAQYAAMGLVQPHPHQHQHQQMAMQQQPYHQQIAEAQHLAAAVEVARSGGQGQHHQQHHHHHQQQQHHHHQHQQHEMMMMRQTYGNVHGAAAGPTIAVDPPTQGAAYDGTAPFLIQQQQPSPSALTYRMEEPSPPPQSSGHSHVDMSRAPQQHHQHTDGSDEGSGGAPPS